A window of Streptomyces armeniacus contains these coding sequences:
- a CDS encoding aldehyde dehydrogenase family protein, with amino-acid sequence MSYFTDLALQYIDGEWRPGNGSWDIIDFNPYDGEKLASITVATTDEIDQAYRAAERHQPAWAATNPYSRRVVFERAVRIIEDREQDITEAIIAELGGTRLKAAFELHLAKEFLREAIQLALRAEGRIVPSPVDGKENRVYRVPVGVVGVISPFNFPFLLSLKSVAPALALGNAVVLKPHQNTPVCGGALVAKVLEEAGLPPGLLNVVITDIAEIGDALIEHPVPKVISFTGSDKVGRHVATVAASHFKKAILELGGNSALLVLDDADVDYAVDAAVFSRFVHQGQVCMAANRIVVDRAVAAEFTEKFVAKVNTLKVGDPQDPTTHIGPLINSGQAEGVTALVDQTIEEGATVLVRGGTEGNVVSPSVLTDVPADAPVLQQEVFGPVALIIPVDGEDEAVRVANDTPYGLGGAVHTGDIERGIAVARRIESGMVHVNDSTVADEPIVPFGGEKHSGLGRLNGEQMVEAFTTTKWISIQHGRSAYPF; translated from the coding sequence ATGTCCTACTTCACGGACTTGGCGCTTCAGTACATCGACGGTGAGTGGCGCCCCGGTAACGGCTCATGGGACATCATCGACTTCAATCCGTACGACGGAGAGAAGCTCGCTTCGATCACCGTGGCCACGACCGACGAGATCGACCAGGCGTACCGCGCCGCCGAGCGGCACCAGCCGGCCTGGGCAGCGACCAACCCGTACTCCCGGCGGGTCGTCTTCGAGCGTGCCGTGCGCATCATCGAGGACCGCGAGCAGGACATCACCGAGGCGATCATCGCCGAGCTCGGCGGCACCCGGCTGAAGGCCGCCTTCGAGCTGCACCTCGCCAAGGAGTTCCTGCGCGAGGCGATCCAGCTGGCGCTGCGCGCCGAGGGCCGGATCGTGCCGTCGCCGGTCGACGGCAAGGAGAACCGCGTCTACCGCGTCCCGGTCGGCGTCGTCGGAGTCATCTCCCCCTTCAATTTCCCGTTCCTCCTCTCCCTCAAGTCGGTTGCGCCCGCTCTCGCCCTCGGGAACGCGGTCGTGCTCAAGCCGCACCAGAACACGCCGGTCTGCGGCGGCGCCCTGGTCGCCAAGGTGCTGGAGGAGGCGGGGCTTCCGCCGGGCCTGCTCAACGTCGTCATCACCGACATCGCCGAGATCGGCGACGCGCTGATCGAGCACCCGGTGCCCAAGGTCATCTCGTTCACCGGCTCGGACAAGGTCGGCCGGCACGTCGCCACCGTGGCCGCCTCGCACTTCAAGAAGGCCATCCTGGAGCTCGGCGGGAACAGCGCGCTGCTCGTGCTGGACGACGCCGACGTCGACTACGCCGTGGACGCCGCCGTCTTCAGCCGCTTCGTGCACCAGGGCCAGGTCTGCATGGCGGCCAACCGGATCGTCGTGGACCGCGCCGTCGCCGCCGAGTTCACCGAGAAGTTCGTCGCCAAGGTGAACACGCTCAAGGTCGGCGACCCGCAGGACCCCACCACGCACATCGGCCCGCTGATCAACTCCGGCCAGGCGGAGGGCGTCACCGCCCTCGTCGACCAGACGATCGAGGAGGGCGCCACCGTCCTCGTACGCGGCGGCACCGAGGGGAACGTCGTCTCGCCCAGCGTGCTGACGGACGTCCCCGCGGACGCCCCCGTGCTGCAGCAGGAGGTCTTCGGGCCGGTCGCCCTGATCATCCCGGTGGACGGCGAAGACGAGGCCGTACGGGTCGCCAACGACACGCCGTACGGGCTCGGCGGCGCCGTGCACACCGGCGACATCGAGCGGGGCATCGCGGTGGCCCGCCGGATCGAGAGCGGCATGGTGCACGTCAACGACTCGACGGTGGCGGACGAGCCGATCGTCCCGTTCGGTGGCGAGAAGCACTCCGGGCTGGGGCGGCTGAACGGCGAGCAGATGGTCGAGGCGTTCACCACCACGAAGTGGATCTCCATCCAGCACGGGCGCAGCGCCTACCCGTTCTGA
- a CDS encoding DinB family protein, whose product MPTLVDAENTGDERGALLAYLEAQRGGIRRALHGLTPEQAASSPSASSLSVAGLVKHVAEVEQGWLRDARGLPHAVHRDETNWSGCFELEGDETVESVLRFYAEVARETEELVRAVPSLDDTFALPEAPWNPKEPRSWRWMLLSLISEVARHAGHADIIRETLDGKTAFELVWETGAAPRPEGL is encoded by the coding sequence ATGCCCACCCTGGTTGACGCCGAGAACACCGGTGACGAGCGCGGCGCCCTGCTCGCGTACCTGGAAGCACAGCGCGGCGGCATCCGGCGCGCCCTGCACGGCCTCACCCCCGAGCAGGCGGCCAGCAGTCCGAGCGCGAGCTCGCTGTCCGTCGCCGGGCTGGTCAAGCACGTCGCCGAGGTCGAGCAGGGCTGGCTGCGCGACGCGCGCGGCCTGCCGCACGCGGTGCACCGGGACGAGACCAACTGGTCGGGCTGCTTCGAGCTGGAGGGCGACGAAACCGTCGAGAGCGTCCTCCGGTTCTACGCCGAGGTCGCCAGGGAGACCGAGGAGCTCGTACGGGCGGTGCCCTCGCTCGACGACACCTTCGCGCTCCCGGAGGCCCCGTGGAACCCGAAGGAGCCGCGCTCCTGGCGCTGGATGCTGCTCAGCCTGATCAGCGAGGTCGCCCGGCACGCGGGTCACGCGGACATCATCCGCGAGACGCTGGACGGGAAGACGGCGTTCGAGCTGGTGTGGGAGACGGGGGCGGCGCCCCGGCCGGAAGGGCTCTGA
- a CDS encoding PadR family transcriptional regulator codes for MSAIRLLVLGAVRQHGRAHGYQVRNDLEFWGAHEWSNAKPGSVYHALKQMAKQGLLLAHDVAPSTAGGPPRTEYELTGEGERVFLELLRDALTAIDQKPDMLTSAVGFIVDLPRDEAVALLKQRVAALEEWRDEVTRHWTPSGTPEEWGHIGEIMRLWVYTAESGAEWTRGLIERLENGAYVMAGEGGREVDVLPPGTENPYADTSRQAAGTAVAKKRSTGQGIGRSQE; via the coding sequence ATGTCAGCGATCCGGCTGCTGGTGCTGGGAGCGGTCCGCCAGCACGGGCGGGCGCACGGCTACCAGGTCCGCAACGACCTGGAGTTCTGGGGCGCCCACGAGTGGTCCAACGCCAAACCCGGGTCGGTGTACCACGCGCTCAAGCAGATGGCCAAGCAGGGCCTGCTGCTGGCACACGACGTCGCGCCGAGCACGGCGGGCGGCCCGCCGCGTACGGAGTACGAGCTCACCGGCGAGGGCGAGCGCGTGTTCCTGGAGCTCCTGCGGGACGCCCTCACCGCCATCGACCAGAAGCCGGACATGCTCACCTCGGCCGTCGGCTTCATCGTCGACCTGCCGCGGGACGAGGCCGTCGCGCTGCTGAAGCAGCGGGTCGCCGCCCTGGAGGAGTGGCGCGACGAGGTCACGCGGCACTGGACGCCGAGCGGCACCCCGGAGGAGTGGGGGCACATCGGCGAGATCATGCGGCTCTGGGTGTACACCGCGGAGAGCGGCGCCGAGTGGACCCGCGGCCTGATCGAGCGGCTGGAGAACGGCGCGTACGTGATGGCGGGTGAGGGCGGCCGCGAGGTGGACGTGCTGCCGCCCGGCACCGAGAACCCGTACGCGGACACCAGCCGGCAGGCGGCGGGCACGGCGGTCGCCAAGAAGCGGAGCACCGGGCAGGGCATCGGGCGGAGCCAAGAGTAA
- a CDS encoding ATP-binding cassette domain-containing protein, which translates to MSLTNADHAIAVEELRKEYGAKHALASVDLTVPRATVQAVLGPNGAGKTTLVRILATLLRPTAGRAEVAGLDVTRHAGAVRARIGLLGQHAAVDEELSGRQNLELFGRLYHLGARRAAARAQELLQRFGLADTGKKAVTQYSGGMRRRLDLAASLIMEPEILFLDEPTTGLDPRGRTEVWEAVRGLVGGGTTVLLTTQYLEEADQLADAIVVVDQGRVIAEGTADQLKAGLGADRIDVVVHDAAQLASAASVVGMAAKADDVTTDADRRLVSAPVRDRMAALTEAVRALDAAGIRAEDIALRRPTLNEVFLHLTDDDETKTGAAV; encoded by the coding sequence ATGTCATTGACGAACGCCGACCACGCGATCGCCGTCGAGGAGCTGCGGAAGGAGTACGGCGCCAAGCACGCGCTCGCCAGCGTGGACCTGACCGTGCCGCGCGCCACCGTGCAGGCCGTCCTGGGCCCCAACGGGGCGGGCAAGACCACCCTCGTCCGCATCCTGGCCACACTGCTGCGGCCCACCGCGGGACGCGCGGAGGTGGCCGGCCTGGACGTGACCCGGCACGCCGGCGCCGTACGCGCCCGCATCGGGCTGCTCGGCCAGCACGCCGCCGTGGACGAGGAGTTGAGCGGACGGCAGAACCTGGAGCTGTTCGGACGGCTCTACCACCTCGGCGCCCGGCGCGCGGCCGCCCGCGCACAGGAACTGCTCCAGCGCTTCGGGCTGGCGGACACCGGCAAGAAGGCCGTCACGCAGTACAGCGGCGGCATGCGGCGGCGCCTCGACCTGGCCGCCAGCCTGATCATGGAACCCGAGATCCTCTTCCTCGACGAGCCCACGACCGGCCTCGACCCGCGCGGCCGCACGGAGGTCTGGGAGGCCGTACGCGGCCTGGTGGGAGGCGGTACGACGGTCCTGCTGACCACCCAGTACCTGGAGGAGGCCGACCAGCTCGCCGACGCCATCGTCGTCGTCGACCAGGGGCGCGTCATCGCCGAGGGCACGGCCGACCAGCTGAAGGCCGGGCTCGGCGCGGACCGTATCGACGTCGTCGTGCACGACGCGGCGCAGCTCGCGTCCGCAGCGTCGGTCGTGGGCATGGCCGCCAAGGCCGACGACGTGACGACGGACGCCGACCGGCGCCTGGTCAGCGCCCCCGTACGGGACCGGATGGCGGCGCTCACCGAGGCCGTACGGGCCCTGGACGCGGCGGGCATACGGGCCGAGGACATCGCACTGCGCCGGCCCACGCTGAACGAGGTCTTCCTGCACCTCACGGACGACGACGAGACGAAGACGGGGGCGGCCGTATGA
- a CDS encoding ABC transporter permease, with translation MTAYVLTDSWTMTRRGLSHWARQPVQVAVGLVFPVMMLVMFAYFLGGGMEVADYREYLVPGMFTLTMAFGLESTMVSLTQDLNKGVIDRFRSMPMAPSAVLIGRSLVDMLESALSLLVLMGVGLAMGWRWHGGPGEALAAVGLLLLLRFAMLWAGIYLGMVAGKPELVQAVQILIWPVAFLSNAFTSPDTMPGWMGAIAEWNPMSATAAAVRELFANPSWGGGGSWVTEHAVLMATAWPLALLAVFFPLATRRYRALGT, from the coding sequence ATGACCGCGTACGTACTGACCGATTCCTGGACCATGACCCGGCGCGGACTGTCGCACTGGGCGCGGCAGCCGGTGCAGGTGGCCGTCGGGCTGGTCTTCCCGGTGATGATGCTGGTGATGTTCGCGTACTTCCTCGGCGGCGGCATGGAGGTCGCGGACTACCGCGAGTATCTGGTGCCGGGGATGTTCACGCTGACGATGGCGTTCGGGCTGGAGTCGACGATGGTGTCGCTCACCCAGGACCTCAACAAGGGCGTCATCGACCGCTTCCGCTCGATGCCGATGGCCCCGTCCGCCGTACTGATCGGGCGGAGCCTCGTGGACATGCTGGAGTCCGCGCTCAGCCTGCTCGTACTGATGGGCGTCGGACTCGCGATGGGCTGGCGCTGGCACGGCGGCCCGGGGGAGGCGCTGGCGGCGGTCGGCCTGCTGCTCCTGCTGCGCTTCGCGATGCTCTGGGCGGGGATCTACCTCGGCATGGTCGCGGGCAAGCCGGAGCTGGTGCAGGCGGTGCAGATCCTGATCTGGCCGGTCGCGTTCCTCTCCAACGCGTTCACGTCGCCGGACACGATGCCCGGCTGGATGGGTGCGATCGCGGAGTGGAACCCGATGTCGGCCACGGCGGCGGCCGTACGGGAGCTGTTCGCCAACCCGTCCTGGGGCGGCGGGGGTTCGTGGGTCACGGAACACGCGGTGCTGATGGCGACGGCGTGGCCGCTGGCCCTGCTGGCGGTCTTCTTCCCCCTGGCCACCCGCCGCTACCGGGCGCTGGGCACGTAG
- a CDS encoding MerR family transcriptional regulator translates to MSYSVGRVAGFAGVTVRTLHHYDEIGLLAPSERTPAGHRRYGDADLDRLQQILFYRELGFPLDEVSALLDDPDADPVEHLSRQHELLKARIGKLREMAAAVEQAMEARKMGIRLTPEEKFEVFGDHDPDDYAEEVQERWGDTEAYAESQRRIATYTKEDWLRIQTEVDDWNRRIVEAMDAGAAPDSETATDLAEEARQQICRYYYDCSRELHSCLGEMYVSDHRFRDQYEARRQGLAEYLRDAILANAARHA, encoded by the coding sequence GTGAGCTACTCCGTCGGCCGGGTGGCCGGTTTCGCCGGGGTCACGGTGCGCACGCTGCACCACTACGACGAGATCGGGCTGCTGGCACCGAGCGAGCGCACCCCCGCGGGGCACCGGCGCTACGGCGATGCCGACCTGGACCGGCTGCAGCAGATCCTCTTCTACCGGGAGCTCGGCTTCCCGCTGGACGAGGTCTCCGCACTGCTCGACGACCCGGACGCGGATCCCGTCGAGCACCTGAGCCGCCAGCACGAACTGCTGAAGGCGCGGATCGGGAAGCTGCGGGAGATGGCCGCCGCCGTCGAACAGGCCATGGAGGCACGCAAGATGGGCATCAGACTGACACCGGAGGAGAAGTTCGAGGTCTTCGGCGACCACGACCCGGACGACTACGCCGAGGAGGTGCAGGAACGCTGGGGCGACACCGAGGCGTACGCCGAGTCGCAGCGCCGCATCGCCACGTACACCAAGGAGGACTGGCTGCGGATCCAGACGGAGGTCGACGACTGGAACCGCCGTATCGTCGAGGCCATGGACGCCGGCGCCGCGCCGGACTCCGAGACCGCGACGGACCTGGCCGAGGAGGCCAGGCAGCAGATCTGCCGGTACTACTACGACTGCTCGCGCGAGCTGCACAGCTGCCTCGGCGAGATGTACGTGTCGGACCACCGCTTCCGGGACCAGTACGAGGCCCGGCGGCAGGGGCTGGCGGAGTACCTGCGCGACGCGATCCTCGCCAACGCGGCCCGGCACGCCTGA
- a CDS encoding threonine/serine exporter family protein yields MAGESRASGSGAEQEPEDAKPSSDEVHSAFTPPSGLAVPPVPEDDHPSSEFAVPEGLLASPPTEFSSAFTPPEGIPVVGMLDRPGLPWQDRMRTMIRLPLAERPAPERAGRGEGEEHGPSVPRVLDLTLRIGELLLAGGEGAEDVEAAMFATAHAFGLDRCEPTVTFTLLSITHQPSLVDDPVTLSRTVRRRGTDYTRLAAVFQLVTDITTGELTLEESYRRLADIRRNRHPFTKGVLSLASGLLSGAASLLVGGGWLVFVLAAAGAILGDRLAWFCAGRGLPEFYQFVAAAMPPAAMGVAVVLIDSGVTAELQAGAVITGGLFALIPGRALVAAVHDGLTGFYITASARLLEVVYLIVGIVCGVLIVLYVGGELGAEFDPEALQHQERPEVQLFAAMLLALAFCVLLQQERHTVLLATLNGGVAWLVYGAMHDVGELNPVAATFAAAGLVGLFGQLMSRYQFASSLPYVTAAIGPLLPGSATYFGLLNIAQGNMDPGMENMARAVALALAIAIGVNLGGELARLFMKTPGVETPLPGRRAAKRTRGF; encoded by the coding sequence GTGGCCGGGGAGTCCAGAGCGAGCGGGTCCGGAGCCGAGCAGGAGCCCGAGGACGCCAAGCCGTCGTCGGACGAGGTGCACAGCGCGTTCACTCCGCCGTCCGGGCTAGCCGTGCCGCCGGTGCCGGAGGACGACCACCCGTCCTCGGAGTTCGCCGTTCCGGAGGGACTGCTGGCCTCGCCGCCGACCGAGTTCTCGAGCGCGTTCACCCCGCCGGAAGGCATTCCGGTCGTGGGCATGCTGGACCGGCCGGGGCTGCCGTGGCAGGACCGGATGCGGACGATGATCCGGCTGCCGCTGGCCGAGCGGCCCGCGCCGGAGCGGGCCGGGCGCGGCGAGGGGGAGGAGCACGGGCCGTCGGTGCCCCGCGTGCTCGACCTCACGCTCCGCATCGGCGAGCTGCTGCTCGCGGGCGGCGAGGGCGCCGAGGACGTCGAGGCGGCGATGTTCGCCACGGCGCACGCGTTCGGCCTGGACCGCTGCGAGCCGACGGTCACGTTCACGCTGCTGTCCATCACCCACCAGCCGTCGCTGGTGGACGACCCGGTGACGCTGAGCCGTACCGTACGGCGCCGCGGCACCGACTACACGCGGCTCGCGGCCGTCTTCCAGCTGGTCACGGACATCACGACGGGCGAACTGACGCTGGAGGAGTCGTACCGGCGGCTCGCCGACATCCGCCGGAACCGGCACCCGTTCACCAAGGGCGTGCTGTCCCTGGCCAGCGGGCTGCTGTCCGGCGCGGCGTCGCTGCTGGTGGGCGGCGGCTGGCTGGTGTTCGTACTGGCGGCGGCGGGCGCGATCCTCGGCGACCGGCTGGCGTGGTTCTGCGCGGGGCGCGGGCTGCCGGAGTTCTACCAGTTCGTGGCCGCGGCGATGCCGCCGGCCGCGATGGGTGTCGCGGTGGTGCTGATAGACAGCGGCGTGACCGCGGAGCTCCAGGCGGGCGCGGTGATCACCGGTGGGCTGTTCGCGCTGATTCCCGGGCGGGCGCTGGTGGCCGCCGTACACGACGGCCTGACCGGCTTCTACATCACCGCGTCGGCCCGGCTGCTGGAAGTCGTGTACCTCATCGTCGGCATCGTGTGCGGCGTGCTGATCGTGCTGTACGTCGGCGGTGAGCTGGGCGCGGAGTTCGACCCGGAGGCGCTGCAGCACCAAGAGCGCCCGGAAGTCCAGCTGTTCGCCGCGATGCTGCTGGCCCTGGCGTTCTGCGTGCTGCTGCAGCAGGAACGTCACACCGTGCTGCTGGCCACCCTGAACGGCGGTGTGGCCTGGCTGGTGTACGGCGCGATGCACGACGTCGGCGAACTCAACCCGGTGGCCGCGACCTTCGCCGCCGCCGGTCTGGTAGGCCTCTTCGGGCAGCTGATGTCGCGGTACCAGTTCGCGTCCTCGCTGCCGTACGTCACGGCGGCCATCGGGCCGCTGCTGCCGGGCAGCGCGACGTACTTCGGGCTGCTCAACATCGCGCAGGGCAACATGGATCCGGGCATGGAGAACATGGCACGCGCGGTCGCCCTCGCCCTCGCCATCGCGATCGGCGTGAACCTCGGCGGCGAGCTGGCGCGGCTGTTCATGAAGACGCCCGGCGTCGAGACACCGCTCCCGGGCCGCCGCGCGGCGAAGCGCACCCGCGGCTTCTGA
- a CDS encoding ATP-binding SpoIIE family protein phosphatase → MNGGSGKRRRFRWGDVSRPFRWRRTAAALADRLNTHSRLAWLNDASTSIGTTLDLERTAQELAEFAVPRLADGCAVDLLEAVLHGEEGQRAAGGIPPIRATAVHAVESLTDLEPDPIGSLAIHPGALLTDRCLVERRSVLVSGMTEEDFRRVTPTPRRAAKMREKGVHSYMAVPLMARGVLLGTADFVRAGSSPPFTPTDLALAEQLASRAAVFIDNARLYGREREHVVSLQRSLLPRATPNTPGLAVSADYAPAADARGVGGDWYDVVALPSGRTALVVGDVMGHGLPAAATMGRLRTVARTLMTLDIEPERVLARLDLATRDLEDEQVATCLCAVYDPADATYTVATAGHPPPLLVAADGTASYVDVPVGAPLGAGVIPYDAVHLPVPDGSRFVLYTDGLIKTRDDDVDIQLGRLREAAAGMDTRQLDSCGLMSSGQGVDRRFDEAVLLVAASRAGVDDQLHIWELPGDGTAASTARKLVTEQLELWDLADLSDVSELVVSELVANALRYGGGPGRLRLLRNDRLMVEVSDTGPDLPQIQHADVSDEGGRGLQLINMLCRRWGSCRTRSGKVVWAEQDIPNSAAPTASSSS, encoded by the coding sequence GTGAACGGCGGCAGCGGCAAGCGGCGCCGCTTCCGATGGGGTGACGTTTCCCGGCCGTTCCGATGGCGGCGCACGGCCGCTGCCCTGGCCGACCGGCTGAACACGCACAGCCGTCTCGCCTGGCTCAACGACGCCAGCACCAGCATCGGCACCACCCTGGATCTGGAGCGTACGGCGCAGGAGCTCGCCGAGTTCGCCGTACCGCGCCTGGCCGACGGCTGCGCCGTGGACCTGCTGGAGGCCGTCCTGCACGGCGAGGAGGGGCAGCGGGCAGCGGGCGGCATACCGCCCATCCGCGCGACCGCCGTGCACGCCGTCGAGTCGCTGACGGACCTGGAGCCGGACCCGATCGGCTCGCTGGCCATACACCCGGGCGCGCTGCTCACCGACCGGTGCCTGGTGGAACGCCGTTCGGTCCTCGTCAGCGGCATGACCGAGGAGGACTTCCGGCGCGTCACGCCCACTCCGCGCCGCGCCGCGAAGATGCGCGAGAAGGGCGTGCACAGCTACATGGCGGTGCCCCTGATGGCGCGCGGCGTGCTGCTCGGCACCGCCGACTTCGTACGGGCGGGCAGCAGCCCGCCGTTCACGCCCACCGACCTGGCGCTGGCCGAGCAGCTGGCCTCCAGGGCCGCCGTGTTCATCGACAACGCCCGCCTCTACGGCCGCGAGCGCGAGCACGTCGTCTCCCTCCAGCGCAGCCTGCTCCCGCGCGCCACCCCGAATACGCCCGGCCTGGCCGTCTCCGCCGACTACGCGCCGGCCGCCGACGCGCGGGGCGTCGGCGGCGACTGGTACGACGTGGTGGCCCTGCCGAGCGGCCGTACGGCGCTCGTCGTCGGCGACGTGATGGGCCACGGGCTGCCCGCCGCCGCCACCATGGGCCGGCTGCGTACGGTCGCGCGCACGCTGATGACGCTCGACATCGAGCCCGAACGGGTGCTCGCGCGGCTGGACCTGGCGACCCGCGACCTGGAGGACGAGCAGGTCGCCACCTGCCTGTGCGCGGTGTACGACCCGGCCGACGCCACGTACACGGTCGCCACCGCCGGCCACCCGCCGCCGCTGCTGGTCGCGGCGGACGGCACCGCCTCGTACGTCGACGTGCCGGTCGGCGCACCGCTCGGCGCGGGTGTCATCCCGTACGACGCGGTGCATCTGCCGGTGCCCGACGGCAGCCGCTTCGTGCTGTACACCGACGGCCTGATCAAGACGCGCGACGACGACGTCGACATCCAGCTGGGCCGGCTGCGGGAGGCCGCCGCGGGGATGGACACGCGGCAACTGGACTCGTGCGGGCTGATGTCGTCCGGGCAGGGCGTGGACCGCCGGTTCGACGAGGCCGTGCTGCTCGTCGCGGCCAGCCGCGCCGGCGTGGACGACCAGCTGCACATCTGGGAGCTGCCCGGGGACGGCACCGCGGCGTCCACCGCGCGCAAGCTGGTCACCGAGCAGCTGGAACTCTGGGACCTGGCCGACCTGTCCGACGTCAGCGAACTGGTCGTCAGCGAACTCGTCGCCAACGCCCTGCGCTACGGCGGCGGCCCCGGCAGGCTGCGCCTGCTGCGGAACGACCGGCTTATGGTCGAGGTGTCCGACACCGGCCCGGACCTGCCGCAGATCCAGCACGCGGACGTGAGCGACGAGGGCGGCCGCGGACTGCAGCTCATCAACATGCTGTGCCGGCGCTGGGGTTCATGCCGTACACGCTCCGGCAAGGTCGTGTGGGCGGAGCAGGACATCCCCAACTCCGCCGCCCCCACGGCCTCTTCGTCCTCCTGA
- a CDS encoding inorganic diphosphatase produces MEFDVVIEIPKGSRNKYEVDHETGRIRLDRHLFTSTVYPADYGFVDHTLGEDGDPLDALVLLEEPTFPGCIIKCRAIGMFRMTDEAGGDDKLLCVPSSDPRMEHLRDIHHVSEFDRLEIQHFFEVYKDLEPGKSVEGANWVGRSDAEAEVEASVKRLEAQGGGH; encoded by the coding sequence TTGGAGTTCGACGTCGTCATCGAGATCCCGAAGGGGTCGCGGAACAAGTACGAGGTGGACCACGAGACCGGTCGCATCCGGCTGGACCGTCACCTTTTCACCTCGACCGTGTACCCGGCCGACTACGGCTTCGTCGACCACACCCTGGGCGAGGACGGCGATCCGCTGGACGCGCTGGTGCTGCTCGAGGAGCCGACCTTTCCGGGCTGCATCATCAAGTGCCGCGCCATCGGCATGTTCCGCATGACAGACGAGGCGGGCGGCGACGACAAGTTGCTGTGCGTGCCGTCCTCGGATCCCCGTATGGAGCATCTGCGGGACATCCACCATGTGAGCGAGTTCGACCGGCTGGAGATCCAGCACTTCTTCGAGGTCTACAAGGACCTGGAGCCCGGCAAGTCCGTCGAGGGGGCGAACTGGGTGGGCCGTTCGGATGCTGAAGCCGAGGTCGAGGCGTCCGTGAAGCGCCTGGAGGCGCAGGGCGGCGGGCACTGA